The sequence GTACCACCGCGCCATGTTTCATATCATACCCCACTACCAATTCATCGAAGTTCGTATTGGCCAACCTGTATTTTACCCCTTTATCCAGGTATTCCTGTAGATTAAGCGCAACCCCCCATTTAAAATTGGGATGCGCCCCGCGGTTGATATAGCTCTTCAAAGCCGGGTAGGCATCGAGGTCTTCCTGCACCGCCACTTCGTCCGGCTTGTCTACATCGAATCCCGGCGCTTTATATTTGTTGCAGGCAACCATCATGACCAGGACCATGACACCCGCTGTAATTGTATGTAGTTTGTTCATAACAATGATGAAGATTAAATATGGCAGAATTGATTACTTGGCTACCGGAATATAAGTTTCCATGGTTACCGCACGGTCCCGCATCACGAGGGTATCTGTAGCCGCCACCTGCATATCGGGCAGGGTAACATTATAGCTCAGGTACAGTGCATCACGGTCTTTGCCGCCCCAACTGTTCTTCTCCCCACGCTTGACAAACTGGCCGCTGCCGGTAGCCGTAAAACTGGCATTGGCAGCTGTGACCGTACATTTCCCGGCATTGTCGAATTGCAGCAGTAGCGGACAATTTACGTTCGCCCCATTCTTGTCCTTGAACACGACAGGAAATTCGATCTCCTTCATCGCGCGCGTGTACAATTTGTTTACCTCATCATCTTCCACATATTGTTTATGCCGTACAAGGGTTTGGTTCACGCTGCCCGTGATCACATCCTTGCCCCGGCGCAGGTAATTGCCATGCCAGGGATTTACATATTTGATGGCATAGAGAATAAAATCCTTACCCACCAGGATGGAGTCAGCACCCGACTTATCTATGATCCGCAAAGGGATCACATAGGTATTTTTGATTGCTTTGGGATCATTGAAGAAAGCATCTGTCAATTGCACTTCCACACCGCCGGTGAGGCCGCCTTCCGGGATAACGATGCTGTTGGCCGCCAGTGAATAATAGTTATTGGGCATGGGCAATATTTCATCCTTACCCGCGCCAAATAAAAGACCATTGCCCAACAAAGCATTGTCTACAGCAATCCCGATATGCAGGTTCTTCTTGCTGTAATAAACGCCGCCGGTGGTGGCCATGATCTTGCATTTACCCTGGTTATCGAGCTCGGTATTGAACACATCTTCACCGAACGTAATGGTACGTACCGGATACTGGTAAGCGAAATAAACCGTCTGGTATTCATAATCCGGGAACTCCGCCTTTTTGTTGCAGGCTGCCAGCACAAAGAGCCCTATGATTGGTAACAGAAACTTTTTCATTATTCGTATTTTCAATAGTCAATAGAAATCTTTTATCGCCATCCCTGGTTTTGCTCCAAAGAGCCAAACTTCAGGATCTCGCCATAAGGAATGGGGCCATAGATCATAAAAGGCTGAAATTGCCTGTTCTCCACATTAATGATCGAGGGAACGCTGGTCACGATGCTCACCCCTTTCGCCGTTTCCGTAAGGTTCTCTTTCCACCGGCGAAGGTCCCAGAAGCGGAAACCCTCAAAGCACAGCTCCAGCCTCCGCTCATTCCTGATCAGGGTCCTCATTTGCTCTTTATCAGCTTTGACAGCTTCCAGGTAAGGATCGTTATTGGTGGTGCCTACACCAGCCCTGATACGAATGGCTTTAATGACATCGTAGGCAGAAAAAGCGTTACTGCCCGTACCCATCGGTCCCCAGGCTTCATTAGCGGCCTCTGCATAGTTAAGGAACAGCTCTGTATACCTGATGTGCGGTTTATAATGCCGTTGGTTATTGGCCGAATTGGGATTGAGGTTCACATCCTGGCGCAGTAACTTACGCAGGTAGTAACCGGTACGGGTAGATGTTTCTACTTTGTTCAACGCATCATTCGTGGTACCGTCGGCCGCTGTATTGATCACTGTATTATTCGGTCCCGCGGTACCACCATTCACCAGGATAAACTGGCGCAAACGGGGGTCGCGGTTGGCATAAGGATCCGCTGCATTATAACCACTGGCTCCATCTGAAATAGGATAGCCATTGGCCATCGGGAAAGCATCCACCAGGTTTTGGGTGGGATTGATACGGCCATTGCCAAACAGGCTGGGCGGATAATTGGCCTGCTCCAGGTCGCGGTTATCACCATAATTGTTCCGCCATAATACCTCGGGCGGATTGGCGCCATTCGCCAGTCCCGCTATCTCTGAAGCATTCGAATACCAGGTGAGCCCGGTGGCGGCCAGTGCACTGACCCCTCCCTTGAGCGTTAGTACTTCACCGGCATAGTTGGCAGCATCGGCCCAGGTAGTGGAATTACCAGAACTGAAGGCCGGACTTGCGGCCAGCAAGGCAGCTTTAGAGCGGATGGCCTTCGCGATACGACCGCTCAATAAACCACGGAAGGTAACTCCCAAAGCACGGTCGTATTGTTCCTTGGTCATGGTCCCAAACTTGGCCGGGATCTCTGCGGCACTGGGTATGTTCTCAAAATCCAGCGGCAGCAGGGCTTCCGCCTGGTCCAGGTCGCTATAGAGCTGCTTCATGCATGCTTCGAAAGGAGCACGAGGTTTATTGAAATCACTATTGGCGCCCTGTACTTCCAGGATAAGGGGTACTCCCAGCAGGGACCCACCTTCACCCATACCTCCATGCACTTGTAACAGGTGATAATAGAACAACGCCCGCAGGCCATAAGCTTCGCCTTTCACCCGCATGCCAAAGAGCCTGCTCACGGTTTTGTCGGCAGCCCATTGCACCGTATCCGCATCACGCAGCACGATATTGATATACTGGATGGCAGCATAAGCATTGGTCCATTGGTTCACCGGGTTATTGTTGGCCGTCCATTGACCATTGGCCATCTTCAGGAAACCGCTCGCCTGGTCATTGGTCACCGCATCGTCGGTGGCCACATCGTTGAACGACCAGCCATTGGTGGGTATGCGATTGTAACCGTTGAGCAAAATGCCAAACGGGAAACGGGCATCATTCGGTACATATTCGTCCGGGTTCAGGTTCCGGTTATTTTCAATGGCCGGCTCCAGCAGGTCTTTGCAACTGCTCAGTAAAACCACCGAAGCCAACAGGATCATGATATTTTTTTTCATATGCGTTTGCTTGATTAGGCATAGCAGCCTTTGATTAGAACAAAGCTTTCACTCCGAGGTTATAAAAGCGGGTTTGCGGCTCGCTGCCGATATTCATTTCCATGAGCTCCCGCTCGGCAGACAGCGTGAGCAGGTTAAAACCACTCACATACACGCCCAATTCTTTCACGAGCTTCTTTGCTCCGAGCAGACCCGTCATATCATAGGAAACCTGCACCTTGGCCAGGTCGAAACGATTGGCCTTGTACAGCCAGAAATCGGAGGAGCGGAAATTGTTATCGCTGTTGAAAGTGGTGAGCCTGGGGTACTTCGCCGTTGCCTGTGTTTCGGGGGTCCAGCGGTCACGCACCACGATGGAATATTTATCCTCCCCATCTATCCAGAAATAAGAACTGTTTTTCATACCATAGGCGCCGAAACGGCCGGTACCCAGCGCGAAGAAGGAGAAGTTCTTCCATTGGGCGCTCAGGTTTACGCCCAATGTGAAGGGTGCGCCAAACCAGCCGCCCTTGCCAAGGAACACTTCATCGCGGGTGTTAATGACACCATCACCATTCTGGTCTTTGTACTTGATATCGCCGGGTTTTACCTGGCCGAAGGTTTGCGAAGGTGAATTGGTGATATCGCTGGCATCCTTGAAGAATCCAAGGCTCTGCAGCCCCCAGATCCCATCGATGGATTTGCCCTGGCGGTATTGGTACTTGTCTTCATACACTTCTGCCCGTTTGGAGGCCGTGGTCCTGTAATAAGTGCCCACCACACCGAGGGTCCAGTCTACTTCACCCAGCTTTTTATGCAGACCGACGTTGAAGTCGAAACCGATCCGTTTATCATCGTTATAGTTTACAAAAGGAATAAAAGAAGAAACAGGAAATCCGGTGGTGAAATAAGAAGGGAACAGCGCAGCCGCCTGGATGATATTGCCGGTGATCTTGTTCACAAAGAAATTACCGTCCACTTTCACCAACCCTTTGAAGAAGGAGCCTTCCAGCCCTACGCTGATCTCCTCCCGTTTGGGAAACTTCATAGCAGGGTTATCCCCTCTTCTCGATTCGGTAGCCTGAATGCCGCTGCCGTCTTTCCAGCCATACCAACTGCCCAGCACGGTATAAACACCCTGGTACAAATAATAATTGGTGATATCGAGATCAGTATGCAGGATACCTGCCGAAGCCGTCAGGCGCAGGTCATCTACCACGGCATTGCCGCGCAGGAACGCTTCATTGCTCAGGCGCCAGCCCAAAGACACCGTGGGAGAAAAAGCCTGCCGGTTGCCTTCAGGCAATTTGGCGCTGTGCACCAGGGCGCCACTGAAATCGGCATAGTAAGTATGCTTAAAGTTATAGCCCAACTGCAAACCAAGGTTGGCATTGCTGGTGGCATGGTATACGGCCGACTCCTTTTGCTGCCAGCCATTCATCAGCAACACCGCAGAAAGATGGTGTTTATCCCGGATGGAGTTTACATAGTTGAATTGAGTCGTGGCCGAAATGGTTTGGCTGTACCAGCTATTGCTCACATTCTGCACGCCCGGGGTGGCGTCCTGTCCGTACCGGGTAAGACTGCTGATGAGGTCCTTACCGGCGTAATTATTCCATACCGGCGCATACACGGCGTAGGTATTGTTGAAAGCGAGGTTATAGGAAGCATTGTAATCGACGGCAAAAGTGCCACGGAAGGTCAACCCCTTCAACAGGTTGCGGAGGTCCGCCTGTATCCCCGTGTTGAACTGGAATTGCCGGCTGGTATACTTGTTATTCCCGCCTGCATAGATCGCGGCAAAGGGATTGGTTTGGTCCAGTTGCGTACCACCCAGCAAATACTTGCCATCAATGATATGGTCGCTGTTCTTGATAAACACCTGCGAGGCTTCGTCATCCGGCTCGACCATATCGATCGGGATGAGCGGGGCAAAGCGGTGCGGGCGCAAAGTAGCTGCACTGCCCCAGTAATTGGTGTTCACGCCCTTGCCTGTATAAAAAATAGCGGTCGCATCCACGTTACAGGAAATATAGTCGCTGAGGGTGATGTCCACATTCCCCCGCAGGTTCAGCCGGTCGATCCGGTCATTCTTGATCGCTTCCCCGAATTTGAGCAGTGAGCCGGCTGTCTGGTAACCGATATTCGTATAATACCGCGCTTTATCACCACCACCTGAGATCTCCGCCGTGACATCATAGCGGCCCAAAGCCTTCTTCAGGTATTGATCGGAGTAATAGTCTACACTGGGATAACGGTAAGGATTTTTGCCCGACGCATAGTTAAAGATCGTCGCATCGCTGTACAGGTCTGTCAGCCCGTCATTACGACGCGCCTCATTGTACAGCGTCATATATTCGGCCGAACCGAGGTATTTGGGATAAACCTTGGGTACATGCATGCCGGCATTCACCCGTACGTCAATGCGCTGCGCTCCTTCCTGGCCGCGTTTGGTGGTAATATACACCACCCCTTTGCCGGCCCGGCTACCGAAGAGCGCCACTGCATTGACGCCCTTCAGGAAAGAGATCTGAGCGATCTCTGTCGGCAACACATTACCGGCATCGCGGGGCACCCCGTCAATGACCAGCAGGTAACTGCCCATGCCCCACATACTATTGCCATTAAAGCCATTGGCCCAGGCATCCATATTGGCAAGGCTATAGGTCATATAATTTTGCTTCATTTGCGCCGGTACATCAACGACCGACACACCGCCCAACAGGTCTTTTTGGTCCACCTTGCGGAAAGCCACCTGCACGGCCTGGCGCTCCGGGGCCTTAGGGGTAACAGTAATGATGGTATCCTGTGCGCGGACAGCCAGCTCACTCGCCACCAGCCCACAGGTTACCATTAATATCTTTATATGCTTCATGAATTTCTATGTTAAGTTTTGCTAAGAAAACGCTTGTCAGAGTTTATCCCGCTCTGCGGGGCTGAGCTTGTCGAAGCCGCTTGTCAGACCTCAGACCTCGGACTTCGGTCTTTCCTCACCAACCCGGGTTCTGCGGAAACTCCAGGTACATGCTTGCGTCTGAATTCTTTAACGGGAACCAATAGTGTTTTTCGGTAAACCGGCGCTCCAGGATCGTTACTTCCCGCAGGTTGAGCACCCGGTTATTCTTCGGATCAGCGGAGTTGAAACCGGGCGCCCGGTCAAACTCTACAGACTTCTTCAACGTATAGGGCGCCTGTATGAGCTGCATCCAGCGGCGCAGGTCATTGAAACGATGTCCCTCAAAAGAGAGCTCCACTGCCCGTTCACGCCGCATCTCAGGCATAAAGGCCTCCAGCGAACCGGTGAATTGAGCGGCCACATGTCCCACGCCCGCCCGGTCGCGGAGCACGTTGATGGCTTCCGTGGCAGTCCTGCCGTAATTGTCCGACTTACCGGCAGCAGAGCCATACCCTTGCGCAGCCGCCTCGGCATACATCAGGTACACATCGGCCAGGCGCATATAGGGCAGGTGAATATTGAGGCCTTTATCATAGGAATAGCCATTGTCAAACTTGTTCGAAGTAATGGGAATGAACTTGTACAACAGGTAACCTGTACGGCTACCTGTACTTACATCCCGGTAACTACCGCCCGTAAACAGGTTGGCATACCGGTTAGCTTCGATAGGCGCCGCGCCCTGGATACATTTCACACCGTCGTACACAAAATCGTTGTAAAACCGCGGGTCCCTGCCTCTCCAGGGATAGTTGGGGTCATAACCCGACTCTGCATCCGGCTGGGTAATATCCTTGATGGGCAACCCATTCGCCATGCCATAATAATCTACATAATTGGCAGTAGGGGCAAAAGTGATCGCTTCATCTACCAGGACGGAATTAGGTCCATATTGCTTGGCCGTTCCATAAGTCGATCCGTGCGCGAAATAATAAGGACCGCGGAAAATAGCTTCTGTGCTACCCGGCATTTGGAAGTTCTGACCGGAAGAATAGAAATTGGTATAATATTTCGAAAACTCCACCAGCTTATAAGGCGCTTCACCCACCTCGCACAACTGCAGCGCTTCGCCCAACGCCACCGCTGCCTTCTTGCAGTATTCAGCATGATAGGTTTTGTTGCCGGTAGAAACATAGTTCATCAGCGGACTGCCCGCCCACAGATAGTTCTTACCCAGGTAAGACAGCGCCATGATCTTGTTGATGCGCAATTGGTTTTTACCCAGCGTTCTTTTACCCGCTGTGGTATTGTCCCAGTTGATGGGCAGCAGGTTCGCCGCTTCCTGGAAATCGGCAGCCGCCTTATCGGCGCACTCACTGTATTTCAGCCGGGGCAACGTCAGCTTCTGGTCGCCAGGCAACACTTTGTCAATATAAGGCAACCCACCAAAATACTGGATGAACATGAAATGGAACCAGCCACGGAAGAACAACAGTTGCCCCTTGATCAGGTTCTTCTCTTCCTGTGTGGCATCCGTCAGCTTGTCCATATTCTCCAGGCCCATATTACATTTGCGGATGCCGTACCAACCCAGCTTCCAGAGCGACTTGGTAAAACGGTCATCATTCGTGTTCGTATTGTTACGGTCCATCCAGCCGGCCTGCCAGCCATCGTACTGTGCCTGCCAGCCCCAGAAATCACCGTTATCGATCTTCACCACAAAGTGGAAATCACGCGCAGTGCTCTGGATCTCGTCCTCGCCCCAGTTCCAGCTATTGGTCCAGTAGGCATTCGAGAAATCCGGGATACAATGATAGAGCTCTTCTGTATAACCCTGGAAATTGGTAAAGTCTTTAAAAGCATTTTCTGCTGATACGATGGATTGTGGTTCCCGGTCCAGGAACTTCTTGCAGGAGGTCAGTCCCCACAAGACAGCCACCACGCACACCACCGGCAAAGTCTTACTATATTTATTCATAACGGTCCTGTTTAGAAAGTAATATTAGCACCTAGGTTGTAACGCTTTACAGTAGGGTAAGCACCTTGCGAGGCCCAGCCTGTGCCGGCGAAATTCGCTTCGCGGTCATCCGGCATCTTGCTCCAGGACACCAGGTTGTTACCGTTGAGGTAGATCCGGAGCGATGCCAGCCCTACCCGCTTCACCAGGCCACTGCTGAACGTATAAGCGATCTCGGCGTTCTTCAGCCGCAGGTAGGAACCATCGTACATATATTGCGTACCCCGGTAATAACCGGCCGGGGTGGAGAGCCATCGGGGCATCGGTACATCCGCATTGAAATTGTCTTTCGACCAGTAAGTGCCCTCGTCATATACGATATGGTTCTGGCTGCCCAGGCTGTTGAACACCACCTGGCGGGTTACATTGTTCACCCCGTAGAACTGCACAAAAAAGGAGAGTGCCTTCCAGTCAACACCAAAAGTGGCATTGTAGGTGTTTTGCGGCCAACTGCTATGACCATAAGGAATATTGTCGCGCGTATCGATTATCCCATCGCCGTTATAATCCACGATGTGATAATTGCCAGGCAGCTTTTGGTTGTCGTTGGTATTGTGGATAGTGCTGCCGTACAGCTCATCCCAGGTATTGTAATAACCCTGGCTCACATACGAATAGGTTTGACCGATCTGCATATTATCCGATTTCTGGTAGTCCGGTAGCAACGCAGGATTATCACCGTCAACGACCCTGTTCTTGGTATGCGTCAAATTCAGGTCTGCCCACAGCCGCAGGTCGCGCGACGTCATATAATTAAAATGCAGCTCCAGTTCATACCCCTGTGAGTTTACCTTGCCCAGGTTGGCCACCGGCGGGGTGGTTCCGAAATAAGAAGGAACAGAAGTGCGGGTGCCCATCAGGATCTTGGTGCGCTTATCCTGGAAGAAATCGACCTTACCTTTAATGAATCCTTTGAGCAATTCAAAATCGACGCCCACATTGTACTTCTCCGCCTGCTCCCATTGCACATTCGGATTGCCCACAGTGGCTTCCCGGTACCAGTTGAACGGACTTTGCTCGGCTCCTTCACCGCTCATCCCCAACCGTGCGCGACCGCCATAGGCCCACTCCGTCAGGTACAGGAAGCGCGAGCCCACGTTATCAAACCCCGTCTGGCCATAAGAAGCACGCAACTTCAGCAGGTCCAGGAATCCTATGCTTCGCATAAATTTCTCGTTCGAAACGATCCAGTTCAAGCCACCCGAAGAGAAGAAAGCAAAACGGTATTCGGGGGCAAACTTCTCAGAACCATTATAAGCACCGTTGTATTCGATCGTGTATTTATTGTCGTAAGTGTATGTAGTACGGAATACCCAATCTTCCCGGTAAGAGGGGATCTCGCTGCCATTGGCCGTGATATTGCGGTTCAGCAATCCCATGGCAGTGACCGCATGCCGCTTTGCAAAGGTCCTGGCATAGTTCAATTGCAACTGGTAGAACAGCCTGCGTTGATTGCCCGTTACGGCGCCCGCGGCCGGCGACCACTTGGCGCCCTCCTGGAAATCGAAAGAAGTGGGTGGATCAAAAGTCTCCTTATAACTCACGATACCGGTTTCTGGATCGACCCATTTACGCTGCACGCCATTGTACAGGTCGTTCACACCCCGGTCGCTTTCAATGAAAGTATTGTCCATCGATACCGTACCGTTGAAGCGCAGCCCCTTCACCAACCTGTCCAGGTTCTGCTCCAGCGAAAAGTCGGTGGTGATGCGGGTGGTGGTCTGGTATTGAATACCCCCTGTAGCCAGGCTCCGTGCAGAGTTCTCCGCTCTTCCTTCATTGGGTGCATAATAACCCCAGGAACCGTCGGCATACTTTGGCAGGAACACGTCCGGCGCTGTCGTATACGCATCGATCCAGGGACCGTATTGATTACCCGTAAAGCCCCAGGGACTTTTCCGCACCCCATACGAGCCGGAAAGGTTCACCTTGAAAAGCGTAGAAGACGTCAGTTGAAAATCGAGGTTGGTGCGAACATTCAGCCGTGTAAAGCCGAAGCCGGGTTTATAACCCCGGTTATTATCAAGCACCCTGAACAGGTCGCCCTCATGCAGGAAGTCGGCACTGGTGAAATACTTCACGAAGCGGGTGCCGCCGCTAACATTCAGGTTCGCGTTGTGCGACATCGCATACTCTTTGAAAAGCGCCTTTGCCCAGTCCACATTCGGATACCGTTCCGCCTCTTCGAGGTTGGCAGGGTAACGGTATTTATTGATGATGTCCATCGGCGTATAATTGTTCCAGCTCTCCGGTTTCAGCGCCAGCTCGTATTCGATCGCGTCATTCATCGTACGGAAGGTTTCATACGAATCCGCTTTCCCCGGCAATTTGGAGGGCACTTTCATAATGGTGTTCACCGTACCACGGATAGAGGCCTTGCCGGTCTTACCGCGCTTGGTGGTAATGAGGATAACACCATTGGCGCCGCGCGATCCGAATACTGCCGTAGCGGAAGCATCTTTCAATACCGCCACGGTCTCCACGGAACCGATGTCTACACTCGTCATCGGACGCTCTACCCCATCCACCAATATCAGCGGACTGCTATTGTTCCAGGTGCTGCGGCCACGGATGATGATCTGCGGGTCTTCTTCACCGGGCAGGCCCGTACTTTGCGCAGTAATAAGTCCCGGCACATTACCGGTCAGCGCCGCGCCGATATTCGACACACCGCCGGCCCTTTCCAGCGTCTTGCCCGTGGTTTGGGAAACAGCCGCTACCACACTTTCTTTTTTCTGCCGGCCATAACCTACCACTACCACATCTTCCAGGCCGATCACACTGTCTTTTAAATGGACGATTGCGTTATTGATGCTGCGGACATTCACTTCCTGCATCACCTTGCCCACAGAAGTGAACACCAGGATATACCTGTCGGAAGGGACACGCAGGGCAAACTTCCCATCAGCGGTGGTACTCGTACTGATGGTGGTCTGTTTTACAAAGACAGTCACGCCCGGCACCGGTACATTCCTTTCATCCAGCACCACGCCCTGCACCACGCGGGCATCCTGCGCCTGCAACGGCGAACGGGCAAGCGTCATCGTCAGCGTTACCGCTGTTACAACAAGCCATTTCCACGACTTTTGTGTAATGATCATTTTAAGCATTGGGTTTGTAAATATTTTAATATGAGGGGCAATAAGCGGTCCCGGTCCATAAGGACTCCTTCGGAGCAACCCGTAACAGGTTGTCATATCCAAAGCAAAGGCATTGCCGACTGCCGATTGCCGGATTACAGGGTTTTACTGGCTGTTATGTACGTGATGATGATAGGGAAAACGGTCGGAACGGAGCTTGCCGACCTGGGAGGTGTTCGAATTTCATAAGCAATCATTTTAGCGTTTAATAAGCAATTTTTTCAGTCACATGGCACAGAACACAGATAACAATACACGAATCTACAATTGTCATACTGACACGAATGGCACGAATCGCCAAAAGGAGGGTAATAATGTTTTAACCAGCTACCTCCATGCGATCCAGGCTTACAATAACATACTGATTTTCACTGCATACATTACTCATATAGCAAATTTTAATGGTGACGTTTCTTATTTACCCGCTCTCAGCAAACGGATACTGTTGATGACTATATCCTGCGGTGTACCTGCAGGAAACCTGACAAACAGATCATGCTGACCGGATATCTTTCCTCCGCCAGCGCGCAGCAGCGCCACGTGCCCTGCCCTTTTACCGGACTTAATAGGAACCGCAGCGATCTTCTCCCCTTCCTGCAAGTCATCCAGCACCACCTCTAGTACCCCGCCTTTGGCCGCACCGGCCATCACCTCAATCGCTTTGGCTTCGCCGGCAATGCCAAAATCCACACCGGCAATCATCAGCCAGCCGCCATAATTGGAATGATTGGTAACTGCCCACTCGCCCCCCTGCTGTATTTTTTGAATGCCAAAGTGATTATTGTTGCCAACAACAGGCAGTGAAGAGAACCCGTCTTTGCAAATGAACAGATCGAAATCAACCGCCCCGCCTTCGGCAAACAACCCCATACTGGTACCGACCCAGCTATTGAAATTGGGCTGCACTTTATCGAGCGGTACAGCGTTGATGGTGCCAACGGGCAGCCAGCGCCTGCCATCAACACTGTAATAGCCGGTCAATCGGTGTTCATACCGCTCTAATTTCAGCCACACGCCTTTTCCTTTATTATTATAAGGCACCTTCCGCATGGCTGTATCCAGTTGCAATACGATGTGCTGTTCCTTTTCCGATGCGTAGAATAACCGAACAAACACACGTTGATCGCCATTCGTGAGGTAAATACCGCCCTTCGATGCAGCACTACCCTGCCCTATATCCAGCCGCGTGAGGGCCGAATAGAAATGGTCTGTTTCCTTTTGCACCAGGTGCGTGCGGCTGCTGTCCGGCGTGAGGCGTACCCATCCTTTTCGTGACGACAGTGAATAACTGGCAGCAGAACCTTTGTTCAGGAAATGCCACCAGGCGCCCAGCTTGTCTGCCCCAAAATCATCAGAGTGCACGCTGCGCCAGGGCGTCCTGTTGTTCTTCAAAGCAGGCTTCAACACCGGCGTGCTTACCGGAGGCAAACCCCAGGGCCTGTCGTTTTCCCATATCACCTGGTACAGCGATGTTTGACGGCCCATACCGCTCCAATCATCAGCGCCATGCTTTTGATAACTCTGGCCAATCGTCCACCAGGTGCCATCAGCGAGTTGAATGGGGGCTGAAATATGATTGGGCCGGGGAAAAGTATTATTGGGATCAGGGCTTGGCTTGAAGAAATCACCCAGCCGCTCCCATTTGGTGGAATCGGCTGTTAACTCCCTTGC is a genomic window of Paraflavitalea devenefica containing:
- a CDS encoding DUF5627 domain-containing protein, which encodes MKKFLLPIIGLFVLAACNKKAEFPDYEYQTVYFAYQYPVRTITFGEDVFNTELDNQGKCKIMATTGGVYYSKKNLHIGIAVDNALLGNGLLFGAGKDEILPMPNNYYSLAANSIVIPEGGLTGGVEVQLTDAFFNDPKAIKNTYVIPLRIIDKSGADSILVGKDFILYAIKYVNPWHGNYLRRGKDVITGSVNQTLVRHKQYVEDDEVNKLYTRAMKEIEFPVVFKDKNGANVNCPLLLQFDNAGKCTVTAANASFTATGSGQFVKRGEKNSWGGKDRDALYLSYNVTLPDMQVAATDTLVMRDRAVTMETYIPVAK
- a CDS encoding RagB/SusD family nutrient uptake outer membrane protein, with product MKKNIMILLASVVLLSSCKDLLEPAIENNRNLNPDEYVPNDARFPFGILLNGYNRIPTNGWSFNDVATDDAVTNDQASGFLKMANGQWTANNNPVNQWTNAYAAIQYINIVLRDADTVQWAADKTVSRLFGMRVKGEAYGLRALFYYHLLQVHGGMGEGGSLLGVPLILEVQGANSDFNKPRAPFEACMKQLYSDLDQAEALLPLDFENIPSAAEIPAKFGTMTKEQYDRALGVTFRGLLSGRIAKAIRSKAALLAASPAFSSGNSTTWADAANYAGEVLTLKGGVSALAATGLTWYSNASEIAGLANGANPPEVLWRNNYGDNRDLEQANYPPSLFGNGRINPTQNLVDAFPMANGYPISDGASGYNAADPYANRDPRLRQFILVNGGTAGPNNTVINTAADGTTNDALNKVETSTRTGYYLRKLLRQDVNLNPNSANNQRHYKPHIRYTELFLNYAEAANEAWGPMGTGSNAFSAYDVIKAIRIRAGVGTTNNDPYLEAVKADKEQMRTLIRNERRLELCFEGFRFWDLRRWKENLTETAKGVSIVTSVPSIINVENRQFQPFMIYGPIPYGEILKFGSLEQNQGWR
- a CDS encoding SusC/RagA family TonB-linked outer membrane protein → MKHIKILMVTCGLVASELAVRAQDTIITVTPKAPERQAVQVAFRKVDQKDLLGGVSVVDVPAQMKQNYMTYSLANMDAWANGFNGNSMWGMGSYLLVIDGVPRDAGNVLPTEIAQISFLKGVNAVALFGSRAGKGVVYITTKRGQEGAQRIDVRVNAGMHVPKVYPKYLGSAEYMTLYNEARRNDGLTDLYSDATIFNYASGKNPYRYPSVDYYSDQYLKKALGRYDVTAEISGGGDKARYYTNIGYQTAGSLLKFGEAIKNDRIDRLNLRGNVDITLSDYISCNVDATAIFYTGKGVNTNYWGSAATLRPHRFAPLIPIDMVEPDDEASQVFIKNSDHIIDGKYLLGGTQLDQTNPFAAIYAGGNNKYTSRQFQFNTGIQADLRNLLKGLTFRGTFAVDYNASYNLAFNNTYAVYAPVWNNYAGKDLISSLTRYGQDATPGVQNVSNSWYSQTISATTQFNYVNSIRDKHHLSAVLLMNGWQQKESAVYHATSNANLGLQLGYNFKHTYYADFSGALVHSAKLPEGNRQAFSPTVSLGWRLSNEAFLRGNAVVDDLRLTASAGILHTDLDITNYYLYQGVYTVLGSWYGWKDGSGIQATESRRGDNPAMKFPKREEISVGLEGSFFKGLVKVDGNFFVNKITGNIIQAAALFPSYFTTGFPVSSFIPFVNYNDDKRIGFDFNVGLHKKLGEVDWTLGVVGTYYRTTASKRAEVYEDKYQYRQGKSIDGIWGLQSLGFFKDASDITNSPSQTFGQVKPGDIKYKDQNGDGVINTRDEVFLGKGGWFGAPFTLGVNLSAQWKNFSFFALGTGRFGAYGMKNSSYFWIDGEDKYSIVVRDRWTPETQATAKYPRLTTFNSDNNFRSSDFWLYKANRFDLAKVQVSYDMTGLLGAKKLVKELGVYVSGFNLLTLSAERELMEMNIGSEPQTRFYNLGVKALF
- a CDS encoding RagB/SusD family nutrient uptake outer membrane protein; translated protein: MNKYSKTLPVVCVVAVLWGLTSCKKFLDREPQSIVSAENAFKDFTNFQGYTEELYHCIPDFSNAYWTNSWNWGEDEIQSTARDFHFVVKIDNGDFWGWQAQYDGWQAGWMDRNNTNTNDDRFTKSLWKLGWYGIRKCNMGLENMDKLTDATQEEKNLIKGQLLFFRGWFHFMFIQYFGGLPYIDKVLPGDQKLTLPRLKYSECADKAAADFQEAANLLPINWDNTTAGKRTLGKNQLRINKIMALSYLGKNYLWAGSPLMNYVSTGNKTYHAEYCKKAAVALGEALQLCEVGEAPYKLVEFSKYYTNFYSSGQNFQMPGSTEAIFRGPYYFAHGSTYGTAKQYGPNSVLVDEAITFAPTANYVDYYGMANGLPIKDITQPDAESGYDPNYPWRGRDPRFYNDFVYDGVKCIQGAAPIEANRYANLFTGGSYRDVSTGSRTGYLLYKFIPITSNKFDNGYSYDKGLNIHLPYMRLADVYLMYAEAAAQGYGSAAGKSDNYGRTATEAINVLRDRAGVGHVAAQFTGSLEAFMPEMRRERAVELSFEGHRFNDLRRWMQLIQAPYTLKKSVEFDRAPGFNSADPKNNRVLNLREVTILERRFTEKHYWFPLKNSDASMYLEFPQNPGW